In the bacterium genome, one interval contains:
- a CDS encoding NADH-quinone oxidoreductase subunit B family protein → MIATERDVERNVLTTTIDRLLNWARASSVWPVQFGLACCAIEMMSSAASRFDIARYGSELFRASPRQADLMIVAGRVSQKMAPVVRHIYDQMLEPKWVIAMGDCASTGGLYNNYAVVQGVDKVIPVDVYIAGCPPRPEALLHGLGLLQDLIARGATARQR, encoded by the coding sequence GTGATCGCGACCGAGCGCGACGTCGAGCGCAACGTCCTCACGACGACGATCGACCGGCTGCTCAACTGGGCGCGCGCGAGTTCGGTGTGGCCCGTGCAGTTCGGCCTGGCGTGCTGCGCCATCGAGATGATGTCGAGCGCCGCGTCGCGCTTCGACATCGCGCGGTACGGCTCCGAGTTGTTCCGCGCCTCGCCGCGGCAGGCCGATCTCATGATCGTCGCCGGCCGGGTCAGTCAGAAGATGGCGCCGGTCGTCCGCCACATCTACGACCAGATGCTCGAGCCCAAGTGGGTCATCGCGATGGGCGACTGCGCCAGCACGGGCGGGCTCTACAACAACTACGCCGTCGTGCAGGGCGTCGACAAGGTCATCCCGGTCGACGTCTACATCGCCGGCTGCCCGCCGCGGCCCGAAGCCCTGCTCCACGGCCTGGGTCTGCTGCAAGACCTGATCGCGCGCGGCGCCACCGCCCGGCAGCGCTAG
- a CDS encoding NADH-quinone oxidoreductase subunit A yields MSGYVPVLVHFTLALLLAGTLMGLHMAVGGRRATLQKGLPYEAGVWPSGSARERVPIRYYLVAMLFILFDVEIVFVYPWAVLVRELGPAGIGEMFAFLGLLAVGYVYILKRRALEWE; encoded by the coding sequence ATGTCGGGCTACGTCCCCGTGCTGGTGCACTTCACGCTCGCGCTCCTCCTCGCCGGCACGCTGATGGGTCTCCACATGGCGGTCGGAGGCCGGCGCGCGACGCTGCAAAAGGGCCTGCCGTACGAGGCCGGCGTGTGGCCGTCCGGCAGCGCCCGGGAGCGCGTTCCCATTCGCTACTATCTCGTCGCCATGCTGTTCATTCTGTTCGACGTGGAGATCGTGTTCGTCTATCCGTGGGCGGTGCTCGTCCGCGAGTTGGGGCCGGCCGGCATCGGCGAGATGTTCGCCTTCCTCGGGCTGCTGGCCGTCGGCTACGTCTACATCCTGAAGCGGAGGGCCCTCGAGTGGGAGTGA